The following proteins come from a genomic window of Sphingosinicella flava:
- a CDS encoding N-acetyltransferase, with product MSDLIISPVRGKADRKTFVDFAWDVYASDPHWVPPLKDEVHGLLDPRKNPWFEHAEAEFFLAMRDGKVVGRISAQVDRLVLDTMGAGIGQWGMFEALDAESAGALIRTAEDWLRRKGMTRALGPFSLSIWDEPGLLVEGFDHAPTVMMGHHRPAYAPWIEAAGYAGVKDLYTYDLDITGNFPPLVERIVSSGERNPRIRIRKVDKSRFAEEAALILGILNDAWSDNWGFIPLTDAEIAYAGKKLKPIVFEDLIRIAEVEGEPVAFMITLPDLNELTRDLNGNLLPFGWAKLLWRLRKPQVRTMRVPLMGVVKRLQASRLASQLAFMMIEYIRRDSVRHYGASRGEIGWILDDNQGMKSIAEMLDSRINKVYRIYEKAL from the coding sequence ATGAGCGACCTCATCATCAGTCCGGTCCGCGGCAAGGCCGACCGCAAGACCTTCGTCGATTTCGCGTGGGACGTTTATGCAAGCGACCCCCATTGGGTGCCGCCGCTGAAGGACGAAGTCCATGGCCTACTCGATCCAAGGAAGAATCCATGGTTCGAGCATGCGGAGGCCGAATTTTTTCTTGCGATGCGCGATGGCAAGGTGGTCGGCCGCATCTCTGCGCAGGTTGACCGGCTGGTGCTCGACACGATGGGTGCCGGCATCGGCCAATGGGGGATGTTCGAAGCGCTGGATGCGGAGAGCGCGGGTGCCTTGATCCGCACAGCCGAGGATTGGCTGCGCCGCAAAGGCATGACCCGGGCATTGGGCCCGTTCAGCCTGTCGATCTGGGACGAACCGGGCTTGCTGGTCGAAGGCTTCGATCATGCGCCGACCGTGATGATGGGCCATCATCGTCCCGCTTATGCGCCGTGGATCGAGGCCGCCGGATATGCGGGCGTCAAGGATCTCTACACTTACGATCTCGATATCACGGGGAATTTCCCGCCGCTCGTCGAGCGCATCGTTTCAAGCGGGGAGCGAAACCCGCGCATCCGCATCCGCAAGGTCGACAAATCCCGCTTTGCCGAGGAAGCGGCGCTGATCCTCGGTATTCTCAACGATGCCTGGTCGGACAATTGGGGCTTCATTCCGCTGACCGACGCGGAAATCGCCTATGCGGGCAAGAAGCTGAAGCCGATCGTGTTCGAAGACCTGATCCGCATCGCCGAAGTCGAGGGCGAGCCGGTCGCTTTCATGATCACCCTCCCGGATTTGAACGAACTGACCCGCGACCTCAACGGCAACCTTTTGCCGTTCGGTTGGGCGAAATTGCTCTGGCGCTTGCGCAAGCCGCAGGTGCGGACGATGCGCGTGCCGCTGATGGGCGTCGTCAAGCGTCTTCAGGCCAGTCGCCTTGCCAGCCAATTGGCCTTCATGATGATCGAATATATCCGGCGCGACTCCGTCCGTCATTATGGCGCATCCCGTGGCGAGATCGGTTGGATCCTGGACGACAATCAGGGCATGAAATCGATCGCCGAGATGCTCGATAGCCGGATCAACAAGGTCTACAGGATCTACGAAAAGGCGCTGTGA
- a CDS encoding MipA/OmpV family protein translates to MPSYPGADDVSFRPLWDIGRARGEEVFGFEAPDESFGIPLISTNRLEIGPVLNYEGSRKPDEVGVPLDKVKATFEAGLSADYYLTDSFRLRGEARRGLGGHDGWIGVASADYVLRDGDSYLFSIGPRLTVANARYHRAYFGVKPDESAATGLSPYRPDGGIQAAGVSASFLYQLTPKWGVYSYAKYDRLVGEAADSPIVHTYGSRDQFSGGLALTYTFNWD, encoded by the coding sequence GTGCCGAGTTATCCCGGTGCCGACGATGTCAGCTTCCGTCCGCTCTGGGACATTGGCCGGGCGCGCGGCGAAGAGGTTTTCGGTTTCGAGGCGCCGGACGAAAGTTTCGGAATTCCCCTGATCAGCACCAATAGGCTCGAAATCGGTCCCGTCCTGAATTACGAGGGCAGCCGCAAGCCGGACGAGGTCGGCGTGCCGCTCGACAAGGTGAAAGCCACGTTCGAGGCCGGCCTGTCCGCCGATTATTATCTCACCGACTCCTTTCGCCTGCGCGGCGAAGCCAGGCGCGGCCTTGGCGGGCATGATGGATGGATCGGCGTCGCCAGCGCGGATTACGTCCTGCGCGACGGCGACTCTTATCTCTTCTCCATCGGCCCGCGCTTGACGGTCGCCAACGCGCGCTATCATCGCGCCTATTTTGGGGTCAAGCCGGACGAGAGCGCCGCGACCGGCCTTTCTCCTTACCGTCCGGACGGCGGCATTCAGGCGGCAGGCGTGTCGGCGAGCTTCCTCTATCAACTTACCCCCAAATGGGGCGTCTACAGCTACGCCAAATATGACCGGCTGGTCGGCGAAGCGGCGGATTCGCCCATCGTTCACACTTATGGTTCACGCGACCAATTTTCCGGCGGTCTTGCGCTTACCTATACTTTCAATTGGGATTGA